One Micromonospora eburnea genomic region harbors:
- a CDS encoding FxsA family protein: MRRGMRYVPPALLLLAVLELTVFVLVGRGVGFGLALLLVFAVSLLGLALLRREGMRAWRGFRAAAASGQPPGRQVTEGLVGLAGALLLALPGLVTGALGLLLLLPPVRRLARAGAQRATERRVSSMVAGDLFGPRRVRVYRGAPQQTPQTPQPVAEPGQAIEGEIVEPRRP, translated from the coding sequence ATGCGCCGAGGAATGAGGTACGTACCGCCGGCCCTGCTGCTGCTCGCGGTGCTGGAGCTGACCGTTTTCGTCCTGGTGGGCCGGGGCGTCGGGTTCGGCCTCGCCCTGCTGCTGGTGTTCGCGGTGTCCCTGCTCGGGCTGGCGCTGCTGCGTCGGGAGGGGATGCGGGCGTGGCGGGGCTTCCGCGCCGCGGCCGCGTCCGGGCAGCCGCCGGGGCGGCAGGTCACCGAGGGCCTGGTCGGGTTGGCGGGTGCGTTGCTGCTGGCGTTGCCCGGCCTGGTCACCGGGGCGCTGGGGCTGCTGTTGCTGCTGCCGCCCGTGCGGCGGCTGGCCCGCGCCGGCGCGCAACGTGCCACCGAGCGGCGGGTGTCGTCGATGGTCGCCGGTGACCTGTTCGGCCCCCGCCGGGTCCGGGTGTACCGGGGGGCGCCGCAGCAGACGCCGCAGACGCCGCAGCCGGTCGCGGAGCCGGGCCAGGCCATCGAGGGCGAGATCGTCGAGCCGCGGCGGCCCTGA